The DNA segment AGAAGAAAAACCAACAAGAATTACTGTAAATTTTAATCAAAACGGTGATTTAAAAGGAGATAAATGTACTTATGATAAACCTGAATGTACAGAGTGGACAAAAGAAGATGAAAAAAATCTTGGCAAATTAATCATTTATGACATTTATGTTTCTGGTAAAAATTAATGCCACTATAGCCAATAACTAAGCTTTCGTTTTGTCTGCAAGACAAGAAATGAATTAACAATCACCGAATCCTTTAAAAAAAATAAATATTGAGGTAAAGCCCGTTGAACGGAACCTTCGGTGGCTTTTCAGCGGTATTTTGGTGGGTTATGGAGTTGTCGTTTTTAGAATTTAGATACCCAAAGCAGTTTTTTAGAAGAACTGCTTTTTTTGGGAACTGATGTGAGATTTTTTGAAGCACTCGAACATTGATGTGGGATGTACGGGCGATGCAAGTGACTCAAATTGCGTTCCCTTAGCTTCTTCTACAACAACTTGTACGACCACCTATATCTTTACAAACGATTATGATGATAGTGATGATGGTTATTATCCACCAGATGGCTACACCTATGATGGCACAAGACCTAATGTTTCTAATGAAGAGGAAGTCCGTGTGCGAAAATGTCTAAATATGGGAAGGATCCAAAAACTAAAATTTTAATGTCTGATTTGAAAACAAAAACTAACCAGACTAAGGAATATGCTTATACTTTAAATAAGGAAAATGGCGAAGTTAAAGAAACCGCATATATTGGGGAAGATAATGGTCTACATGATTTATATATAGATAACGCACCGGTAAATGCTTATATCCATTCACATGATGTTGGTGCACTTTCTATTTTTTTCTCCTGATGATTTGTTTGCAATGGCTGGTTTATACAAAAGTGGAAATATAAAAGAATTAGAAAATTTTGTAATGGGTGTTGTAACTAATTCTGGTACTCAATATTATTTAGTGATTGATAATATAGAAAACTTTGGAAATTTTGCAGAGAGCTTGTTCTTATAAAATTACAACGACAAATTCAGTATCTTCCAATGAAAATCAATTTCTAAATTATTTGTCACAAAATAGTTCTGGTCTCAAATTATTTAAAGGGTCAGACAATATGAAAAACTGGCAATTGCTAGAAAAAGATAAAAATGGAAATGTGATTCCAAAGGATTGCCCATAAGTTAAACAATAAATTAAATAAAGAATAAATGAAAAATACAATAAAAATAATAATGACCCTATTACCCATTTTAGCTTGTACTATGTGTTTTTCCCAAAAACCTGGAGATAATATTTCAGATCCATATGTTGATAAATTCATAGGTACTTGGGAATGGAAAAATGGAAATAATAATTTGGTTTTGATTTTAAAAAAGGAAAATATACTCTATCCAACTGGTATGACTTCTGATGTTATTTTGGGATTTCATCAGTTAATAGAAAATGGAAATGTAATTGAAGATAATATTAGCTTTTCAAATACAAATTTCAATAATAGAAAGTGGAGTATTTTAGGGAATTCAGATGATAATAATTCTAATTTATTAGTAGTAGGAATAATTCATAAAGCTAAAAATAAAGGGATTGAAAGTGAAATTCAATATATTGACTCCACACATATAAAAATCATAAGCATTAAAAACTCTCCTGGTACAAAGTTAAAACCATATGATAAAACAATTTCTTTACCACAGAATATAATTTTAATAAAACAGTAGAATACCAGTACAGCCAACAAAGTATTTGCAAAAAAATCCCCGAAATCATATGTTGAATAAGGGGCTCTCTTCGTAAGTACCCAACCCTTCCCTTAGCTTCTTCTACGACAACATGTACGACCACCTATGTCTTTGCAAACGATTATGATGATAGTGATGATGGTTATTATCCACCAGATGGCTACACCTATGATGGCACAAGACCTAATGTCACTGATGATGAAGATCCGTGTGCGAAAATGTCTAAATATGGAAAGGATCCAAAAACAAAAGCTTTAATGTCTGATTTGAAAACAAAAACTAACCAGACTAAGGAATATGCTTATACTTTAAATAAGGAAAATGGCGAAGTTAAAGAAACCGCATATATTGGGGAAGATAATGGACTACATGATTTATATATAGATAACGCACCGGTAAATGCTTATATCCATTCACATGATGTTGGTGCACTTTCTATTTTTTTCTCCTGATGATTTGTTTGCATTGGCTGGTTTATACAAAAGTGGAAATATAAAAGAATTAGAAAATTTTGTAATGGGTGTTGTAACTAATTCTGGTACTCAATATTATTTAGTGATTGATAATATAGAAAACTTTGGAAATTTTGCAGAGAGCTTGTTTGATGGAAATACATTTGATAATGATATGATTAATGCATACAAAAACATGTATGTCAAAGCTTATAAAATTACAACGACAAATTCAGTATCTTCTAATGAAAATCAATTTCTAAATTATTTGTCACAAAATAGTTCTGGTCTCAAATTATTTAAAGGGTCAGACAATATGAAAAACTGGCAATTGCTAGAAAAAGATAAAAATGGAAATGTGATTCCAAAGGATTGCCCATAAGTTAAACAATAAATTAAATAAAGAATAAATGAAAAATACAATAAAAATAATAATGACCCTATTACCCATTTTAGCTTGTACTATGTGTTTTTCCCAAAAACCTGGAGATAATATTTCAGATCCATATGTTGATAAATTCATAGGTACTTGGGAATGGAAAAATGGAAATAATAATTTGGTTTTGATTTTAAAAAAGGAAAATATACTCTATCCAAATGGTATGACTTCTGATGTTATTTTGGGATTTCATCAGTTAATAGAAAATGGAAATGTAATTGAAGATAATATAAGATATTCTTCTTCCGGGTTTAAAGATAAAAAATGGAGCATAATAGGGAATTCTATAGATAATATACCAAATAGTTTGTATGTTTTTTTAAATCATGATAGTAAAAATAAAAGTATTGAAAGTGAAATTCAATATATTAATTCTACACATATAAAAATATTGAGCATTAAAAATTCTCCTGGTACAAAATTGAAACCCTTTGATAAAACAATATCTTTACCTGAAAATGTAATTTTAATACAACAGTAGAATACCAGTACAGCCAACAAAGTATTTGCAAAAAAATCCCCGAAATCACTCCATGAATAAGGGCTTTCTTCGCAAATACCCAACGGTTGGCTGTAATTTTATCAAAATACAATGAATAAAAAAAAATCACGAGATTAAAGATCAATTTGAATTATTCGAAAACTTTGTAATGAAGACAAGATAATTCAAGATGAAAAAATTCTACTTCAACTAAAAACAAACTAAATGACGCGGATTTGTAATCCGTGTCTCTTCACCAATACTTTCCCATCTAATAATTTAACTTCAAAAGCAAAATTATAAAACCATTAGCCGAAACCTATTAATAAATCGATTAAAAATGAAAATAAATAACGAACTCCTCACGAAAGGATTTATTGTAGCTGGATTGATGAATATTTCTGGTGTTTTAACTTTTTCCAGAATTTTCACCAATCCCGTTATTACCGAATTTGACAATCAAGCAATGTCAAATTTTGGATTATTAATGATTGTGCTTTGGGGTTTTGCTTATATCACTGTTTCTAAAAATTTTTATAATTTAAAATGGCTCGTTGCCGTATTTACCCTTGAAAAATTGATTTATGCAACACATTGGACAAAATGGATGACAACAAATAATCTTACAGATGTACTTGAAAAAGATAAAATGGCTGGAATATTTTATACAATTTACGGCATCAATGATTGGATCTTTTTTGTATTTTTTTTATTTGTTTTTATCCGTTTAACACGTGAAAGATTAAACTAATGACGCGGATTTTAAATCCGTACATATTATACTTTATCCTCGCTACCGCACGAATCCTTTCATGTGTTCTCATTTAAAAAGTTACAGACTTTCTATCCAAACAAACAAAACTATAATTTAAAATTGTGGTTTTTTAATCGGTGAAATTTTCTATCTTAACACTAAGTTTTGACAAAAGATTATCAAAATTTTTCCTACATTTTTTAGGATGCCTAAAAAGGGAAATAGAAAAACAATAATTTAATTTTAAATTGGTGGAGATGGTTGCAATCTAACACGTTTTCCACAAACATATCAATAGTACTATCAACATAAAAATTAAAAGTTATCTTCAAGGCGATAACTTCATTTAAAAAAAAATCAATGATGCACAAAATTACTTTTTTTATCCTGGTCTTGTTTTTTGCTAGAAGCAATGCACAAGAATTAATTATTCCTTATGAAAATCCATTTGGAATGCCTGTTGTTAATGTATCTGTGAATGGCAGTATGCATCAATTTGTTTTTGATACCGGAGCGTATAAAACAGTAATTAATTCACAAGTTTTTTCTGGTCTTTCAATTTCAAGCAAAATAGATGATGTGGGAGGAATTAATAGTGTGAGAAAATCTATGGATCAGGTTAAGTTTTCTTTTAATTTTCTCGACAAGCAGTTTGATAAAGAAGTCATTTATACTGATTTAAGTATGCTTTCGGAATTTAACTGTACTAATTCAACTATTAGCGGCATTATTGGACGTGATGTTATGGAAGATTATATAATTGAGATTAATCCCGATAAAAAAGAACTTATTTTTTATAATCCCTCTAGTTTTAACGAAGATAAAATCGCTGATTTTACTAAAATAAAATTGCGAAAGTCAAATAATCCTCGTTTTCATGTTAAAATTGGGAAACAGGGGCGATATGTATTGTTTGATACAGGAAGTGCTGGTAAATTAAGGATATCAGATTACAAACTTGACCAATATATAAAAACAACGAAACATATTGCATATAAGAAAAAAGGAAGTAGTTGGGGTATTCACGGATTCAATAATAAGGAGGATGTAATTCATACAATATACAATGCAGAAGTACAAATAGGGAAACTAAAAATAGAAAATCAAACCGTAGAAACCTCTAGAAATGATCTTAATAATATGGGGTTTGGATTTATCAGTCAGTTTATATCCTATTTAGATCTAAAAGGTAAAAAGCTATATTTAAAACAAATTGGCAAAGATTATATTAGCGAAACTCCCTTGAAAAATTTAGGTTTTTATACCAGATATGATTCTGAAAAAAAGAAAACTCATATTGTAAGTCTTTCAACAAAAAATAATCAATTGAAATTAGGGGATCATATCATTAGTATTAATGGAGAAAAACCGCCTGTTAACAATTGTGAAATGTATTCTTTTCTTCAAAAATTCTACAACATTCCCCTTAAAATTAAACTCGAAAGAGAAAATAAGGTAATTGAAATAGCGCAATCTGTTCAAAATTAAAACTTTTAATGGAAAGATAAATATCCTCGCTACCGCACGAATCCTTTCGTGTGGTTTCACTTAAACCGTACAATCTTTATATCCACTTAAACAAAACCACAACTTGAAATTGTGGTTTTTTAATTCCAAAAAATTACTATCTTAACATTAAGTTTTGACAGAGGAGTAGCAAAAGTTTTCCTTTACAATTTTTAGCAGATTAATTAAAAAAAATATAAATGGACACCTTGTTTTGGATCTGCGTGAAAATAATGCAGGTAATGAGAAAAATGCTTGGTATCACCTACCAGAAATTGAATGTACTGCTTTTCGTGCTGCTTCATTCTGCAATCACATTGGTTTTATTCTATCAATATAGAAAATATAAAAAATTATATAAAGATCTTCTTGCAAAACCTAACCAAAATAAAAATTCTTTATCTGATAATTAGTATTTGTAATTTTTACTTTAATCAATGTTAAAACGGCACCACATCTTAACATTGTGGTTTTTAATTCCCAAAAAGTCCTATCTTAACTTCAAATTAATAGCAATAAAAATTAAATACTTTTTACTTATTTTTCTTTTTTCTGACACAGCAGTTTTTTCGCAAACCAAAAGTGAAAATGTTGTTCCGAACGAGAATTTAATAACGGAGAACATTCCTGCAATTCCCAAAAGTTTAAATGAAAAAATCAAGAAATATACGGAAAGCAGAAGTGCCAACTTTACCGCAATCCACCCGAACGGAAAAGAATTGATTATGGTGACGCGGTTTGCGTCTACCATTCAACTGCATCATTTAAACTAACCTTTAGGCAACAGAAAACAGGTCACCTTTTTTGACGAACCTGTAAATTCCGCAGATTACGAATCAACGGAAGGAAAATACTTGGTCTATTCAAAAGATATTGGTGGAAATGAATTCGGACAACTTTTTAGATTAGATTTAAACACCATGGAATCTACATTGTTAACCGATGGCGGCAGATCTCAAAATGGTGGAATGCGCTGGAAAAAAGATTGTTCAGGATTTTATTTTTCATCGACTAAAAGAAATGGCGGCGATCGTGATATTTATTACATGAATCCATTGAAACCAAACGGAACCAAATTGATTCTGGAATTGAAAGGTGGCGGTTGGGGAATTTCTGATCTTTCAGCAGACGGCAAAAAAATTATTGTTAGCGAATATGTTTCAGCGAATGAATCTTACATGTATTTATTCGATACAGAAACCAAAAAACCAATGTTCATTATTCAGGGAATCAACGATGCGCGAGTTCCAGTAACAGAGGCAATTCAAATGCGTGATAAATTGAAAGCACAGGGAAATACGGTTTGGTATTTAGAAGCTAAAAATGAAGGTCATGGTTTCCGCAAAAAAGAAAATGTAGATTTTCAGAGATTGGCGGTGATCAAATTTATGCAGGAATATCTTTTAAAATAGAAAGCATAGCATCTTAAATTAATAGACCGAAACCACAGAATTTCTTCTGTGGTTTCTTATTTTTGACTAACTTTTAACTATGGAAAAATATAATCTTGGATTGGTACTTTCTGGTGGAGGAACCAAAGGTGTCGCTCATGCTGGAGTTTTAACCTTTTTGGCAGAGAAAAATATCACCGCAGATGTTTTGGCCTGCTGTAGTGCAGGATCTATTGTTGGAGCTTTGTATGGAATTGGGAAATCTGGCGAAGAAATTCTGGACTTTTTTAAATCGGTTTATTTTTTTAACTGGCGACATTTTACCTTTAACAAACCTGGTTTGGTCTCTTCTAAAATTTTTTCAAATTATCTTTATCCTATTTTTAAAGATATGACGATTGAAGAATTGGATATCAATTTGAAAATAATTGCTACAGAGCTGGTTTCAGGTGAACAGAAAATATTTAATGGCAAAGACAGGATCGTAGATGCCGTAATCGCTTCCTGCTCCATTCCAGGAATTACAGTTCCCTACATTGTCGGTAATGAAATGTTTAGTGACGGTGGAGTGTTAAATAATTTTCCGGCAGATATTATCCACCTGGATTGTAAAAAACTGGTTGGTGTTTATGTTTCGCCACCGCAAGACGTTGAAATTGGGGATTTGAACACCATAAAATCCATAACTACCAGAGCTTATGAGTTAATGTCGCATCGCACAGAGATCCATAAATTCTCTTACTGCGACTGGATCATTACTTCCAAAAAGTTAGCCAGTTATGGAACTTTCGAAAGAAATGCGACCCGATTAGAAGAGATTTTTGAGATTGGTTATCAAGCGGCAAAGTCTTCGTACGATGAAACTATATTTAAAACAGATATTTAGAATAAATTAAAATTCCCACAAATAAGGAACTAATCGCCATGAGCAGTACGGCACCAGCAGCAACGTCTTTGATAATTTTAATTCGTGCATCAAATTTTGGTTGAATAACATCGCAAAGTTTTTCTACGCATGTATTTAGAATTTCCAGACTTAAAACGGCAGAGCACATCATCAGAATTATAGCAGCGTCTACCGCCGAAACCTTTAAATAAACAATCAAAAAGAGATTGGCCAATAAAGCAAAAACTTCAATCTGGAAATTCCTTTCGGATTTCAAAATCCAAATAATTCCTTTTATAGCATTCCAAAAGCTATCGTGAATTGCTGGTTTTCTCATTACCAGTTTTTATCAATCATATAGATGAGTTGCCCCATTACGGTGGCTCCCAATAATAACTCTCTACGGTTCACTTTATCAAAAGTGTCTTCTTCTGAGTGGTGAATTTCGAAGTAGCGCTGAGAATCAGGTACTAATTCCGCCAGGGGAACACCCAAAGGTTCCATCGGTTCGATATCTGTTCCCGCATATTCCATTTCGAAATTATGAACTCCATAAGGTAAAAAGAGTGATCGCCAGGATTGAATTTGCTTACGTTTGGTTTGATCCATTACCAAAGCAATGCCGCGCGGCGTAAAACCTCCACCATCGCTTTCAATAGCAAAGAGGTGTTTTTCATTATTCTTTTTTATATTTTCAGCATATTGATTTCCGCCTCTTACCCCGTTTTCTTCATTAGCGAAACATACTACTCTGATCGTATGGTTATTTTTAATTCCTAATTTTTTGAAAGTTCGTAGTACTTCAATACTTTGAACAATTCCGGCGCCATCATCTTGTGCTCCTTCGCCAACATCCCAGGAATCCAAATGTCCGCCAACTACAATCACGCTTTTATCTTTGTTCCCGCTAATTTCTCCTATGACTGAATGAGACAGTATTTGCCCTTTCATGGTTGCATTAGAATTCAGTTTTGCATAAACTTTTTCAGTTTGTAAGGTCTTTTCCAATTCGTCTGCACTTTTTGGCCCAATAGCGACCGCAGGTATTTTCGTGGTGTCATCCGCATCATAGCGCATCATTCCAGTATGTGGTACGTCATCAAATGCCGAAGAAAGTGAACGTATAATTACGGCTTTCGCTCCTTTTTTTCCTGCCCATGAAGCGGATGCCCGGCGGTAGATCCCAGCGTCGCCATAAGCTTGCCCCGTAGAAATAAATTTTTGGTTAAATGCGTAATTGAAAAATACAATTTTACCTTTTACTTGCTCCGCAGACAATTGATCGAATTCTTCTTTATTTTTTACAAAAATAATTTCTGCTTCGACATCCTTACCCTTTGTTCCCTCTGAATTTCCTAAAGAAAGCATTTTTAAAAATCTCCATTTTCCACTTTTATCTTTGATAAATAAAGATTCTTTACCTCTTTCCCAATTCGGGACCATCACTTGTTCTTTCCAGACTTTATCAGCGCCAGCATCTTTTAATTTTTGAACCGCCCAATCAGTTGCTTTTTCGTAAGCTTGCGAACCGCTTAAACGATGTCCAATTGTTTTGGTTAATTGATGTAAATTCTGGTAAGCAGTTCCATTGACCAGGATCTCATCAGAAATATTTTTGAATTGAACTGAATCTGCTGATGTTTGTGCAAATAAAAATCCGCCTAGAAAAAGCGGAAGTAATTTTGTAATTGAATATTTCATGGATGCTACAGTTAAATTAGTAAATTCAAATTTAAAGAAAAATTATAAGAAATTGGACTTTCGTCTTTTTTAAGATTCTATTTCCATAATCTGCTCTTTAAAAAACGGCTAAATTTACTTAAGTAACTATTTCATATCATACATGAGCAGTGCAGTAACCAGTTTTGGTTCGATATAGGTACATTTTGGTGGCATCTTGATATTTTGGTCAGATACTTTTAATAAGTCATTAAAACTTACAGGAAAAATACCAAAACCGACTTTTGCTTCACCAGAATCTACACGCTCTTTAATCGTTTGTATGCCCTGAATGGTAGAATTACCTTTAAGATAAGAAATCTTATCAGTAGTTTTTGGATTTTCAATTCCCAAAATGTCTTTGATGATATATTCCTCCAGGAGATAATGATCTAAGTCATTTAGTTCATTCGGCTGCTTTCTGAAGTCATGTTTTACATGAAGAGAGTAAAATCTACCTTTGAAATACATCGAAATATGGAACTTCTGCGATGGAAAATAAGGCTGTATTCCTTTATCATGAATGAGAAAATTTTTCTCTATTTTTTTTAAAAATTCCTCATCCGACAAGCCGTTTAAGTCATGGATGAAACGGTTGTAATCATGAATCTTTATAGATTGGTTAGAGACAATGAAACTAAAAACATAATTATAAGGTTCTGAACCCGTTTGCTTTTTGTTTTTATCCTGCTGCCGTTTTGCATGTAGTGCAGTAGATCCTATTCTGTGATGACCGTCCGCAATATAAAAAGAATCAATCTGCTCCAATACTTCTTTAAACTGAAGCATTTTTAGCCGGTTATCGATGCGCCAGATCTTATGTCGCGTTCCATTGTCGTCTAAGTAGTTGAGAATGGGAACGTTTTTTTCTTCGTGATTCATTAACAGCTCCACTTTAGGATTTGCCATATAAGTCAATAGAACTGGCTCTGCCTGTACATTTACTTTTTCAAGATAATAGGCTAATTTTTCCTTTCTGTGCGTTAATGTTGATTCGTGCTTTTTTATTTTCCCATTCCAGAAATCCTCCACGCTTACTAAGCCGAGTAATCCTCTGAAAATAGATTTATTAGGCAAAAACTGTTCATAAAGGTAATAAGAAGAGTTGTCTTGCACTAGTTTTCTTTCGGCTAAAAGTTCTTCAAAATTTGTTCTGATTTTTCTCAAATTTCGATCAAGATCCTTCGATTTACTAACCACGTAAGGTTTAACCATTTGAATGTAAGATGATTCAACTTGAGATTTTTTATTAATTTCTTCCTGCGAGAAATTATCCAGCGGATGCGTTGGGAAAATGTCAACAAATTCTTCACTCGGTCGTATTCCTCGAAATGGTTTAAATATAGGCATATGTTATTTACAATTTCTTATTGATTGCAATAATTTGCTCCGCAAGTTCTTTGCCTATTTTTTCTTGTGCATCCTGCGTGTTTCCTCCTAAATGCGGTGAAAGTGATAAATTAGGATTCATCAGAATAGCAAGTTCGGGAGTTGGTTCATTTTCAAAAACGTCCAGTGCTGCACCTGCAATTTTCCCTGATTCAATAAACTGCATCAAAGAAACTTCATTAATCACGCCACCTCTTGCAGTATTCACGATAAAAATACCGTCTTTCATTTTTTCAAACTGAGGTGTGTCTATAATATATTCTTTTGTTTTTGGCGTATTGATACTTAGGAAGTCAAGATCTTTTAAAAACTCTTCGGTGTTATTATTGGAGGTTATTTTAAATTCTAGTTTTTGACCGTCAAAAAAATCTAAAGAAATTGTTTCCGTTTTTGGCTGTCTAGTAAGGACTTTAACCTTCATTCCTAAAGAAATTCCAATTTTTACAACTTCTTGTCCAATACCCCCAAAACCGATTACCCCCAAAGTTTTACCTTCTAATTCAACAGCTGATGAAAATGATTTTTTCAACGCGTTAAAATGCGTATCACCTTCTAGTGGCATGATTCGGTTGGATTCATGTAGAAAACGAGCCAAAGAGAAAAAATGGGCAAAAACCATTTCTGCTACAGATCTGGATGAAGCTTTTGGAGTATTGATGACATACAAACCTTTTTCAATCGCATATTCTACATCAATATTATCCATTCCAACTCCGCCACGTCCAATAATTTTCAACTCCGGACAGCTATCAATAAGGTCTTTACGAACTTTAGTAGCGCTACGTACCAATAAAACGTTTACTTTATTTTCGTTAATGAAATTGATAAGATGTTCTTGTGAAACCTTAGCTTCTAATAACTCAATTCCAGCATCTTGCAGCATCTGTTCTCCGGCTTTCGATATGCCGTCATTAGCCAATACTATCATTTATTTTAAATTTTGCATTACGTGAACTAAAACCTGAACACTCTCTATTGGCAAAGCATTATACATACTCGCACGATATCCACCTAAACTTCGGTGCCCATTTAGACCATTGATTCCTGCTTCTTTCCAGGCATTGTCAAAGGCTTCTTTTTTAGAATCATCTGTTAGTTTGAAAGAAACATTCATTAGAGAACGGTCTTCTTTTCTACAAAATGTTTCAAACAATGGGTTTCTGTCAATTTCTGTGTAAAGTAATGCTGCTTTGGCTTCGTTTCTTGCTTCAGCTGCAGCAATTCCACCATTGTTTTCTAAATGCTGTAAAGTCAATAAGGACGCGTAAACAGGGAAAACGGGTGGGGTATTGAACATTGATTCTTTTGCAATATGCAACGAATAATCAAGGTAAGACGGAATATCTCGTCCTGTGTTGCCTAATATTTCTTTCTTAATGACCACTAATGTTGTTCCTGCAGGACCCATATTTTTTTGTGCTCCAGCGTAGATCACATCAAATTGTGAGAAATCAATCACGCGGCTAAAGATATCTGAACTCATATCACAAACCATCAAGGTATCCACTTTTGGAAACTCTTTCATTTGAGTTCCGTAGATGGTGTTATTTGAGGTACAGTGGAAATAATCATATTCGCTTCCTACTGTATAATCTTTAGGGATAAAGGAATAATTCTCTTCTTTAGAAGAACCAACAACCTCTACAGTTCCTAGTTTTTTAGCTTCTTTGATAGCGCCTGCAGCCCAGGTTCCAGTATCCAAATAGGCAGCTTTTCCGTTTTCCTTTTTCATAAGATTGAAGGGAACCATTGCAAACTGCAAACTTGCACCTCCTCCTACGTAAATAACTTCATAATCATCACCCAGATTCATAAGTCTCTTAACGATTGCTCTGGCTTCATTCATTACAGGAACAAAATCTTTGCTACGGTGCGAGATTTCTAAAATAGATAATCCGATTCCGTTAAAATCCAAGATCGCTTCTGCAGATTTTTCAAATACTTCTTGTGGTAAAATGCAGGGACCTGCACTAAAGTTGTGTTTTTTGCTCATAAACGCTGATTTTTAAAAGAATTCAAGCGGCTACCTGTCGGTTGATATTCCTATATTGAAATATTACTAAATTAAAACAAAAAGCGCCCACAATAGTGGACGCGAATAATTATTCTCCGTGTAAAAAAGCTTTTTTCTCGAGTAAGCTTTCTTCTGATTCTACGTGGTCTTCATCTGGAATACAGCAATCCACGGGACAAACCGCAGCACATTGGGGTTCCTCATGGAAGCCAATGCACTCGGTGCATTTATCGGTTACAATAAAATAAACATCATCACTTACCGGCTCCTGAGGTTCATCTGCATCTATCGCTAAGCCAGATTTTAGTACGACTTTACCTTTTAGCGCAGTTCCGTCGGAGGCTTTCCAATCCACTGCTCCTTCATAGATCGCATTGTTCGGACATTCCGGTTCACAAGCGCCACAATTTATACATTCGTCTGTTATTTTAATAGCCATTGCTACTTTATTTTTTAAATTTGTACAAAATTACTAAAAATCCAGCAATTTTCCCCCATAATGAAGACAGAAAAACTAATTTTAGGACTTTGTAAACTAAGTATTTATATTAAAGAATTTTTAGACAAAAATACAGAGGTTTATAATGAAGATGATGAGCGGTTGAGCGCAATCTTACGAAGATCAGAAATCGAAAATCCTTGGTTTACTATTGAAAATCAGAAATTTGCGTTGAGTCAATGG comes from the Chryseobacterium sp. SNU WT5 genome and includes:
- a CDS encoding M20/M25/M40 family metallo-hydrolase, which codes for MKYSITKLLPLFLGGFLFAQTSADSVQFKNISDEILVNGTAYQNLHQLTKTIGHRLSGSQAYEKATDWAVQKLKDAGADKVWKEQVMVPNWERGKESLFIKDKSGKWRFLKMLSLGNSEGTKGKDVEAEIIFVKNKEEFDQLSAEQVKGKIVFFNYAFNQKFISTGQAYGDAGIYRRASASWAGKKGAKAVIIRSLSSAFDDVPHTGMMRYDADDTTKIPAVAIGPKSADELEKTLQTEKVYAKLNSNATMKGQILSHSVIGEISGNKDKSVIVVGGHLDSWDVGEGAQDDGAGIVQSIEVLRTFKKLGIKNNHTIRVVCFANEENGVRGGNQYAENIKKNNEKHLFAIESDGGGFTPRGIALVMDQTKRKQIQSWRSLFLPYGVHNFEMEYAGTDIEPMEPLGVPLAELVPDSQRYFEIHHSEEDTFDKVNRRELLLGATVMGQLIYMIDKNW
- a CDS encoding diacylglycerol kinase family protein; translation: MRKPAIHDSFWNAIKGIIWILKSERNFQIEVFALLANLFLIVYLKVSAVDAAIILMMCSAVLSLEILNTCVEKLCDVIQPKFDARIKIIKDVAAGAVLLMAISSLFVGILIYSKYLF
- a CDS encoding prolyl oligopeptidase family serine peptidase, which codes for MVYSKDIGGNEFGQLFRLDLNTMESTLLTDGGRSQNGGMRWKKDCSGFYFSSTKRNGGDRDIYYMNPLKPNGTKLILELKGGGWGISDLSADGKKIIVSEYVSANESYMYLFDTETKKPMFIIQGINDARVPVTEAIQMRDKLKAQGNTVWYLEAKNEGHGFRKKENVDFQRLAVIKFMQEYLLK
- a CDS encoding DUF6705 family protein, whose protein sequence is MKNTIKIIMTLLPILACTMCFSQKPGDNISDPYVDKFIGTWEWKNGNNNLVLILKKENILYPTGMTSDVILGFHQLIENGNVIEDNISFSNTNFNNRKWSILGNSDDNNSNLLVVGIIHKAKNKGIESEIQYIDSTHIKIISIKNSPGTKLKPYDKTISLPQNIILIKQ
- a CDS encoding DUF6705 family protein, which gives rise to MKNTIKIIMTLLPILACTMCFSQKPGDNISDPYVDKFIGTWEWKNGNNNLVLILKKENILYPNGMTSDVILGFHQLIENGNVIEDNIRYSSSGFKDKKWSIIGNSIDNIPNSLYVFLNHDSKNKSIESEIQYINSTHIKILSIKNSPGTKLKPFDKTISLPENVILIQQ
- a CDS encoding patatin-like phospholipase family protein, whose translation is MEKYNLGLVLSGGGTKGVAHAGVLTFLAEKNITADVLACCSAGSIVGALYGIGKSGEEILDFFKSVYFFNWRHFTFNKPGLVSSKIFSNYLYPIFKDMTIEELDINLKIIATELVSGEQKIFNGKDRIVDAVIASCSIPGITVPYIVGNEMFSDGGVLNNFPADIIHLDCKKLVGVYVSPPQDVEIGDLNTIKSITTRAYELMSHRTEIHKFSYCDWIITSKKLASYGTFERNATRLEEIFEIGYQAAKSSYDETIFKTDI
- a CDS encoding DUF1015 domain-containing protein — encoded protein: MPIFKPFRGIRPSEEFVDIFPTHPLDNFSQEEINKKSQVESSYIQMVKPYVVSKSKDLDRNLRKIRTNFEELLAERKLVQDNSSYYLYEQFLPNKSIFRGLLGLVSVEDFWNGKIKKHESTLTHRKEKLAYYLEKVNVQAEPVLLTYMANPKVELLMNHEEKNVPILNYLDDNGTRHKIWRIDNRLKMLQFKEVLEQIDSFYIADGHHRIGSTALHAKRQQDKNKKQTGSEPYNYVFSFIVSNQSIKIHDYNRFIHDLNGLSDEEFLKKIEKNFLIHDKGIQPYFPSQKFHISMYFKGRFYSLHVKHDFRKQPNELNDLDHYLLEEYIIKDILGIENPKTTDKISYLKGNSTIQGIQTIKERVDSGEAKVGFGIFPVSFNDLLKVSDQNIKMPPKCTYIEPKLVTALLMYDMK
- a CDS encoding D-2-hydroxyacid dehydrogenase, whose translation is MIVLANDGISKAGEQMLQDAGIELLEAKVSQEHLINFINENKVNVLLVRSATKVRKDLIDSCPELKIIGRGGVGMDNIDVEYAIEKGLYVINTPKASSRSVAEMVFAHFFSLARFLHESNRIMPLEGDTHFNALKKSFSSAVELEGKTLGVIGFGGIGQEVVKIGISLGMKVKVLTRQPKTETISLDFFDGQKLEFKITSNNNTEEFLKDLDFLSINTPKTKEYIIDTPQFEKMKDGIFIVNTARGGVINEVSLMQFIESGKIAGAALDVFENEPTPELAILMNPNLSLSPHLGGNTQDAQEKIGKELAEQIIAINKKL